In Synergistota bacterium, the sequence GTTTATCGCAGATAAGTGATATAGCTTCTAAGATAAGTGGGATAGCTGATCAGACCAACTTATTGGCTTTGAATGCGGCTATAGAGGCGGCGAGGGCTGGAGAGGCTGGTAGGGGATTTGCTGTAGTAGCTGAGGAGGTTAGGAAGTTAGCAGAGGAGTCTAACTTAGCTGCATCTGAGATAGAGGGTTTATCTAGGAGGATGGTTGAGGAGATAGGTAAGTTAGAGGGGATGATGAAGGAGTCTGAGGGTGCTGTTAAGAGGAGTGTGGACTTAGCTAATATGACTAGGGATAGGATAAATGATGTTATAAAGGCTATAGAATCTGTTGGGGAGGGTATAAAGGAGATAGTTACGTTGGTGGAGAATCAATCTGCTGCTACTGAGCAGATGGCTGCTGCTATGGATTCTATAGTTAAGTCTGTTAGGCATGTTATGGAGGTAATAGAGGGTATAGAGAGGGCTGTTGGTGATCAGGAGAGAGTATCTAGTGAGGTTAGGGAGATAGGTGGTAGATTGAGTGAACAGGCTAATAAGCTTAGGGATGCCTTATTAAAGTTTAAGCTTGAGGGAGAGGAGGAAAGGAGAATAAAACCGATTTAGTTTAAAGCGATGGGGAAGGGGTCTAAACCCCTTCCCCATTATGTTTACCATTTTCTTTGAACTTGAGTCTCCGGGAAGTAGAAGTAAAGTATCTCAAGGTAGCTTTTACCTCTTTCAGCAAGAGTTTTTGCTCCCCACTGACTCATTCCTACTCCGTGTCCCCAACCTTTTCCCTCGAATACAAATACCGGTTCACCCTCTTTGGCTTTGAATTCCACTTTTTCTTTAAGCTTTTCATTTTGGGGAGCTACATCCCTTTCTAATATTCCATAAGCTTCAGCTAGTATGAGTATTATCTCATCATAGGATAGACCTTTTGCTAAAAGCTCGCGCACGTTTATGTTTCTTGCTTTGGCTCTTCTTTCCTCTTTGCTGATTTGAGAAGGTGAGGTAGATATTTCATCCTTGGTCTCTTTTTTTGTTGAAGGTTCTCTTTTTGAAACGTCAAAGGCGGTGCTCCTTAAGATGGTGTGGCCTAACATATGTCTAAGGCGTGTAGCTGGTAGCTCTACGCTTCCTTGTGTGCCCAATATTCGAAGGGTTATAACTCTGAAAGAGAAATCATCTTTTTTAGTTATTAATATGTTTTTAACTGTTCCTATTTCAAAGCCGTTATCATACAATATTTCTGTGAGCTTGCTTATCGGGAGCTCCAATTTCCATTGCTTGTGTGGAGAGTCGCAATTATTATAAAAATCCTCTCTCCTTCCTCTTAGATAAGGTATATCTTCTCCCCAAACGGACTTGGCTGATGCGGTATATCCGCCGCTATCAGAGTGGTAAAATGCCTTTGCAACTAATCCTTTATATGTTAAAACTTCTCCTCTGGTGGCATCAATTATTTTGTTAAGGGTTGGATCCTCGTTTGATAGCCCCTTATACTCTTGGCAATGGACTCCTGAGCATAGGTCAAATCCCTGGTTGCCGTGTCTTCCCAAGTTGCTTAAAGCGAAGGTTCTTGAAACGACTGCTTGCGCTTTTAAAGCTTCAGATGGCCAGGATGGGTTGATTTCCGCCTTAAGCACTCCGTAAAGATATTCCTCTATTGATAGGACATTTACGATAGTTAAGCCGCTCTCGCCAGATATGACCTCGAACCTTCCTCTATAGGGTTTTCTATCAAAATATATAAAGCCTCCTTTTGGAGGTGATATGCTTATCTTTCCCTTATAAGAGTTATTGCTAAGTTTTATCGATCCTGACTCAAAAGCAAGCTGTAATTCTTTTCCCTTGAAGATGATTTTAGATCCCATGAAAGCTGTCATATCGCTTTCTGAGGAGAAGATGGCGCTTCTTACACACGTTGCTAAACCAACTCTTATCTCCACTTCCCTTTGGTTTGCTAAGGCAAGCTCTGTAAAAAAGACAAAGAAAAGAAATGAGAGTATAAGTAAAGCTAAAAAAATACTTTGTTTATTTTTCTTCTTCAAAAGAATCACCTCCCAAGGCTTTCTTCTTGAAATTATAACATAGTGCTTTTATGGTAAAATAAAAATCAGGGCCCTTGACATATTTTATCCCCCATAGTATATTTATCTTGCTTTTAGGGCTGTTAGCTCAGTGGTAGAGCATCGGACTTTTAATCCGAGGGCCGCAGGTTCGATCCCTGCACAGCCCACCATGGTCGCTCCCGTCGTCTAGGGGCCTAGGACACCGCCCTTTCAAGGCGGCGGCACGGGTTCAAATCCCGTCGGGAGCGCCATTTTCTTTATATGCCGGTGTAGCTCAACAGGCAGAGCGGTGGAATCGTAATCCACGGGTTGTCGGTTCGAGTCCGGCCACCGGCTCCATGCTGAAAGGAAAAGGCATCCTCCCTTTAGTTAAGGGAGGATGCCTTTATTTTTGTGTTATACTTGAAGTGTAAGCTTTTAAAAAGGTGGTGATGTTCATGCTTAAGGATCTCTTGTTAAAGAGAAGATCGGTTAGAAGTTTTGTTAAAAAGACGGTATCTCGTGAGCTTTTTGACTACCTTTTATGGGTTTCCTATGGTAAGGTTGATGGCAGGCTGGTTGTTCCTTCTGGAGGAGCTACCTACCCAATTCAAATATATGCGGTTTTAGGAGATGTGGAAGGCTTGGAACCCGGAGTTTATAGATATATTAACCTTGAAAATAAGGTCTCTCTTCACCTTAAGGGAGATGTCATGAGGGATCTTTCAAGAGCCTGTTTGAATCAGAGATATGTTGCTGATGCCTCTTTTAATATCGTTATAGCAGTTTATTATCCAAGGATAACTTCGGTTTATGGTGAAAGGGGCAAAAGATACGCAATACTTGAAGCTGGTCACATAGGGCAAAATATCTATCTTGCTTGCGCAGAAAAGGACCTTGGTACTGTTGCTATAGGGGCTTTCAATGACGAAGCGGTCTCTCGGGTTCTTGCCCTTCCTCAAGATATTGCTCCTCTCTATATATTTCCCATAGGCTATCCGGCGAGGTAGGTTAATATGCCCCTGTCCTTAGGAATCGTTGGTTTACCTAATGCGGGAAAGTCTACACTATTTAATGCTTTAACTAAAGCAGGTGTTTTAGTAGCAAGCTATCCCTTTTCTACTATTGATCCTCATAAAGGAGTTGCTTCTGTTCCTGATGAAAGGTTGGAAAAGCTTGCTGAGCTTTTAAATCCTCCTAAGGTTACTCCTGCAGAAATAGAATTTTACGATATAGCTGGGCTAGTAAAGGGGGCGAGTAAGGGAGAAGGGCTTGGAAATCAGTTTCTAAGCCATATAAGGGGGGTTGATGCAGTAGTTGAGGTAGTCAGAGCTTTTGAGGATGGAAGCGTATCTCACTCTGAGGGGAGCATAGATCCTGTTAGGGATGCTCAAATAGTTGAGATAGAGCTTATGTTGTCTGACCTTGAGCTTGTTGAGAAATGGATCGAGAAGTATAAAAGAGCTGCTCGTGTCGGAGATAAAAAGGCGAAGGAAGAGCTAAGCTTGCTGGAAAAGGTAAGAGAGCCTCTTTCGAAAGGTGAACCATTGAGGGGAAAACTCTCTTCAGAGGAGCTTGAAAAGCTCTCTAAATACTACCAGCTTCTTTCAACCAAACCCCACCTTTATTATTTCAACTCTTCTGAGGAGATAGATAAATCCTTGCTGGATAAATTTATAAGCTGGGCCTCTTCAAGAGGTTCTCCTGTTGTTTGGGGTTGTGCTCGTCTTGAGATGGAGCTTTCAGAGCTTTCTCAGGAAGAGGCTCAAGAGCTTATGAGAGAGATGGGACTTGAATCTTCAGTTAAGAGGCTTATAAAAGCATCTTATGAGTTTTTGAATCTTATAACCTTTTTCACATTTAACGAAAAGGAGCTAAGGGCCTGGCCTGTGCTAAGGGGAACGAAAGTTTTGCAGGCTGCCGGTAAAATTCATAGCGATATGGAGAAAGGCTTTATAAAGGCGGAGGTTATTGCAGTTGATTCTCTATTAAAACTTGGTGATTATAAGATCGCTAAGGAAAAGGGTTTTGTCAGGATAGAGGGTAAAGATTACATCGTTCAGGATGGTGATGTAATATACATAATATTCAAGGTTTAAAAAGAGTGCTTTTTTTAATACCTGTTTTAAAGGATGGCTCTGGGATATTTCTAACCAATCTCGCTAAAGGTCTGAAAAGATTTGGATGGGATATATCTTTGGTTTCAGTTTCTAGAAGCGGGGACTGGGTTGAGTGGAAGGATCTTAAAGAGGAATTTAAAAGGATCTCTTCCCAAATTTACGAGATAGACTTTTTCAATAGGTCCTCTCAGGTCTTTTGGGAAAGCGTATCTGAGCTTCTTAAAGTATTAGAGAAAGATAGCTTTGGTATATTGGCTCCTCAGTCTTGTGTTCCAGCTTCCGCTTGCGTAGTTTGCAGGGATATTTTAAGGGTTAACATGCCTATAGTTTTAACCTTTCACAGTTGGGGAATTGATAGACCAGACTGGATGAATCTCTGGGACAGTTGGGCTTTAACTAGGGTTGATCATATATGCTTCGTTTCAGAGGGATATAGAAGCGCCCTTTTAAGTAAAATACCCTTTAGGATTGATAATAATAAGACGTCTGTTATAAGACCTGGTCTTTATATTAATGATATTTACCCTTCTAAGGAAGTTCTTAGGGAGCGTTTTGCCCTTAAGTATAAGGTTCCAAAGAGTTCTCTATGGATAACCACTCTTGGTGGTATATCTGAGAGAAAGGGACACCTTGAGCTTATAAAGGCCTTTGAGGCTTTCATTAGTAGTGGAGCAGATGCTTATCTTTTCCTTATAGGACCCGTTAGAGAAAGAGGATATTTTAAGGAGATGCTTTCCGTTTTTAAGAGAATCCCTTATAGGGTTAAGTTTTTAGGATACATAAAAGATCCATATTCTTTGATTAAGGCTTCGGATGTTTTTATTTTCCCAAGTAAAAGCGAAGGGCTTGGTTTAGCTTTAATGGAGGCTATGGCATTGGGAGTTCCCTGTATATCTTCAAATATTGAGGGGACTGAGGATTTAGTTTGCGGTGGTGAATACGCTTTGCCTTTGGGTGAGATTGGCGAGAAGGAAATACTAAAAGCTTTATTATATGCTCTTGAAAATTATGGGGATTTGTTGTATATTTCTGTTAAGGCTAAGGAAAGGGTTTTAAGGGAGTTCGGTTTTGAGAAAACGTTAAGTCTTTATGATGCTCTTTATAAAAAATTTTTAAAGGCCTCTTAAGTTGGTCTTAAGGCTTCCGATATAAATGGTGAGAGGAGGTGGTTTAAGAGGGAGAAGTTAAGTTATGTAAAGATAAGTTTAAGATAGTTTTGCATGGATGCTTTTAGAGCCAACGGAAGGCTCGGCACCTTAGGCAAGGATGCTTAAGGTGTAAAAGATTTAACCAAGGAGGGTGAGGCTTATGATAGTTAATCACAATATCTCCGCGTTAAATGCTTATCGTAATTTAACGATTACACAGTCGAGTTTGTCCAAGTCGCTTGAGCGTCTTTCCTCAGGTTTAAGGATTAACCGTGCCTCTGATGATGCTGCAGGTCTTGCAATTTCTGAGAAGATGAGGACCCAGATAAATGGTTTAGCTCAGGCTGTTAGAAACTCCCAAGACGGTATATCTTTAATACAGACTGCTGAGGGAGCTATGGATGAGATCCACGCTATTTTGCAGAGAATGAGAGAGCTAGCAAACCAGGCTGCAAACGATACTTACACTGCGTACGATCGTCAGCAGATACAGAAGGAAATAGATCAGCTTAGGGCTGAGATAGATAGGATTGCTGAAACCACACAGTTTAACACCAAAAAGCTTTTGACTGGAGAGCTTTCTTACAGCATAAATAAGGTTAGGGGAGATGCTACAGTTGTTAATATGAGCGCTGATAGCCGCGTTGAGGCTGGAAAGTATCAGGTAGCTATATATCAAGCTGCCGATGTGGCTAAGCTTATCGGTGGGACCGCCTTTGATTCAACCGGTGGTACAAGCATGGTGCTTCACACTGGTAACATATACATAAACGGCGTAGCGGTTCACTTTGATTCCGAGGAGTATAACGCTGCCTCTGATAAGCTTCAGTACATAGTTGATAAGATTAATGCTGTAAGAGCCCAAACTAACGTTGAGGCTCGCAAGGTTCAGAATCCTTATACCCCTGGTGTTTATCACCTTCAGCTCGTTCAGCTTGATGTGGGGACCTCTAATGTGATTCAGCTTTCCGGTGACGATCAAACGTTGAAGGACCTGGGCTTCGGCTTGAGGATGGGTGGAGTAGGTGGTAATATAACAACTAATATTTCTGATGTTGTGGGTGCAACTGGATCGATATTTATAAATAACATATATGTGGGGAATGTTGCTGCAAATAATACGATTCAGGATATAGTTGGAATGATAAATAGTAAGGCTTCTCAAACTGGTGTAGTTGCTGAGGCCGTACAAGTGGGTATCAGCGCAAGCGTGCATACATGGCAGCTTAGACTGGTTGAGGCAACGCCAGGAAGAGGAATAAACTTGGGATATTCTACGGTTAGCCTTATAAACGCTCTTGGCTTTAGTAGTGGTGTTGATGTCTTATCTGGGGGTTATACATTGATCAGAAGGGGTGGCGATTCCAATGAAAGGTGGTTTGAGGGAGCGGAGGGAATAACGACAGGCGTCTTTACCAATCAGTTTGTAAATGGGGATCGAATAAGGATAAACGGTGTATGGATAACCTTAAGGGATGATAGTATAGGATTGAATTTACAGTCTCTCGTTTCCGTTGCTGCTAGAATCAATAGTTACTCTGAGGTGACAGGTGTTAAGGCGGAGGTTGTTACGACTGGAGCTCAAGATGGGCAAGCGCGCTTAAGGCTTTACCAGATAACTCCCGATCCTAATAACAAGATAATTCTTTACTCCGATGTTTCCGAGGCTAATAGGAAGATAGATATGGCCACTGGTGATGTGACTACCAATACTTCTCGAGCTCTTAGCAATATAGGTTTCAGCGCTGCCAATGCTAATGGTATTCTTGATTCAACAGTCATAGGTGCTCGCTCAACAACCGGTGTTAACGTAAAAGTCAGGGTATATTCTACTGACCAGTTTGGTAATCATATAGCTATATACCATGATAAAGCTCTTATAATTGAGGGGCAAGGCTACTTGGTTAAGCTTGACAAACAGAAGATCGGTAATAACGTTTACACTCCGCTTAATTACGACTACACTAAGAAGGCTGTTGGCTTAAGCCTTGAGGTTAAAGGTTCTAATACTCCTTGGGCAACAGCTAAAACTTTCTCTTACGTTGATCCTTCATCTGGTGATACTACTGATGAAGTTTACCTTTGGGGTAGTGCTGCTGAAGTGAGAGTTAAGACGGACAAGAACCTCTTCCTTCATGTTGGAGCTAACGAGGGTGAGACTATGAGGATAGATATAGATTCTTTGAGCACTGATGGTCTTGGTATAACTGAGCTTGATGTTACTACTCATGAGGGGGCTGAGCTTGCGTTAACTAAGCTTAGCGATGCTATAAACAGGGTTTCTGACCAGCGTGCGAAGCTTGGTGCTTTCCAGAACAGGCTTGAGCATACTATAAGGAATCTGAGGGTAGCTCAGGAGAATACACAGGCTGCTGAATCTAGAATTAGGGACGTAGATATGGCTCAGGAAATGATGCAGTTTACTAAGCTTCAGATACTTCTTCAATCTGGTACTGCTATGCTTGCTCAGGCTAATACGATACCTCAGACCGTGTTACAGCTGTTGAGATAACGATCTACTGTTTGATGGGAAGGGGGGGAGTGCCCATGTTGGCGCTCTTCCCCTTTTCTCTTTTAGGGTTGGAGGTGTTTTGAGGGTATGAGGATCGAGGACATGAAACTGGAGGCGGACTTTAAAACAATTCAGGTAGTTAAAAAGGAAGCTCATCAGGAGAAAGCGCTCTCAGAGCCTTTGAAGAAGATTCAAGAGGATCAGAAAAAGGCTGCGCAGGGAGAGCTTAATAAAGAAGAGCTGAAAGATATTGTGGATAAATTTAATAAGTTTTTTGATCTTTTTAACATCCAGCTTAAATTTAAGCTTCATGAGGAAACGAAGTTCTGGGTTGTTAAGGTGGTTGATGTTAAAAACGATAAGGTTATAAGGGAGATACCGCCTGAGAGGATACTTGATATGTTTGCAAAAATGATGGAGCTTATGGGGGTTCTTTTTGATGAAAAGGCTTAGGCTCCTATTTTCCTTTCCGAATAATATAAGTGGGAGGTGAAGGAAGTTGGCGACATCTTCAATTCAGTTTAGCGGTCTAATTTCTGGTTTGGATACGTCCTCCATAGTGGAGAAGCTTATGGAGGTTGAAAAACAGCCTTTAAAGAGGCTTGAGGAGAAGATAAATTACCTTAAGTGGAAGAAGGAGGCCCTTCTTGAGGTTAATAGCTCTCTTTTGTCTTTGTATAACTCTATTGGTGATCTTACCTTTTCTGTTACCTTCACCTCCCGAACTGTTAAATCTACAAACGAGAGCGTAGTTACTGGGAAAGCAACTAATTATGCTACTCCCGGAAGCTATGATATTGAGGTGGTTCAGCTTGCTTATGGGGAAAGACTAAGCGGGAGTTACTTTTCTGATCCAAGTGCTCCCATAGGTACCGGCTCAGGGACAGGAAGTCACACGTTTTATATCAATGGTGTGGCTATTACAGTGAGCGATGCTTACACTTTAAATGAGGTTAGGGATGCTATAAACTCTGTGACCAACCAAACCAAAGTTAAGGCTTATATTATCGGAGGGAAGCTTGTTTTGGAGAATATCAATACAGGGAGCTCTGCCGGTATAACGCTTATCGATTCGGGAAGCGTCTCTGGCGGTGCCGATTCAAGCGAGGTGTTGGAATCCCTAGGTATTTTAAACGATGCTAAGGAGAAGATTAATGTTCTTCAGATCGCTCAAGATGCGATCGTTAAAGTTAATGGAGTTGCTATAACTTCTTCTACCAATACTGTTAGGAATGCTATTCCAGAGATAACCTTAAGCCTCCAAAGTGTAGGGAATGCTCGACTTAGTGTTACTTATAACGTTGATAAGGCTGTCGAAGCTATGAAAAAGTTTGTTGAGAAGTATAACGAGACAGTTGATCTTTTAAGTAAGTATCTCACTGAAAGGGTTGTTGTGGATCCCCAGACTGATGAGGAAAAAAAGCAAGGGATACTTAGGGAAGAAACGAGCTTAAGGCTTTTGTATTACAGATTGAGAGACGAAATAACGAGGAAAGTCCCTGGAGTTCCAGGATTAGAGATAGTAAGCCAAGTAGGATTAACAACAGGCTCGTGGAGTATCGGTTCAGCAGCTATAGAACAGGCTAAGAAGGGACACTTGGAGTTCGACGAAGGCAAGTTTAGAGAGGCTATTGAAAGGGATCCTTTGAAAGTATATAGGCTCTTTGCTGCCGAGGGGCGCTATGTAGAATCGGAGAGTTTAATGGAATACAAGATAGGTAGTCCCATAGGTTTGTGGCACTTTGATGAAAGAGCTGGAAGCACATCCTATGATTACTCTGGTAATGGGCTTAATGCTCAAGTTGTAGGAGCCTCGAGATCTCTTGAAGGAGGAAATTATGCTCTATACTTTAATGGTGTTTCAGATTATGTCAGTATAGCTTCAAACCCATTGCTTGATATAACTGATTCCTTGACGCTTGAGGCTTGGATAAAGCCCACAAGTACAAGTGGGCTTCAAACCATTCTCGTTAAAGGTGATGATTTGGGTACAAATTATGGTTTAAGGCTTAATGGAAGTGAGCTCGAATTCTTTTATGTTGATTCTGTTGGCACAGAGCATGTTTATAGAACCTCTTTAGCTCAGATAAGTAGCGGAAACTGGTATCATTTAGCTGTAAGTTTTAAATTTGGGGATGGGAACTCTATAAGTGTTAGGATAAATAATGCTTTGGTTTCGGGAAGCTGGGTAGTTGGAGATGGAGGCGGCTCAGCACAAGTTAACTCTCGAAGCTTAACTGTGGGTTCTGCTAATAATTATTCTGAAAGAAATCCGTTTAATGGTATAATAGATGAGGTAGCGGTTTATAATTCCATTTTAAGCGGATCTCAGATTGCGGAAAGATACGCTGCCTCAAGAAGGACAGTTTATCGTTTAAGTGTAACGCCTGTGTCTATGGAGCAACCGCCAAGCGTGAGAGTTGGGGGTAATAGCTACTCTCTTGTGGCTGGTGTACCAGGCATGGGTGAGTTTAGCTTAAGCTACTCTACAGGTAGGGTTCTTTTGGGAAATGCTCCTTCACCGGGGGTTAATGTCACTGCAAGCTATGTGGGAGATGCTGAAAACAAAGATTACTGGGGAGTAGCTAGGAGGATAAAAGATATACTCTATAATTACACAAGGTGGGGCGGTATTATACTTTCTACAGCTGGGACTGGTGGTACTATAGATCAGCAGCTTAATCGCCTTGAAAAGGAAAAAGCTGATATGGAGGCAAGATTGGCTGAGAAGGAAAGTTCCCTCTGGAATAGATTCATAGCCCTTGAGGAAGCCTTGAGCAAATTGCAAAGCCAAAGCAATTGGCTTTCAGCCTATTTAGCGAGCTTAAGTGGATCAAAATAGATATAGATTAAAAGGAGGAAGTTATATGGTTAAAGTCTTCGTCGATGAGGAAGAGAGAATAGACCTTGAGGATATGGAGGTTGGTGAGGTTGTCTCTAAGGTTGAAGAGGAGCTTAAAAGAAGCGGTAGAGTAATAACGAGGGTGGAGTTGGATGGAAAGCCTCTCGGTGAAAGAAAGCTTGAGGAGGTTGATGTAAGTAAAGTTAAAGAGATATCCTTTTTTAGCAAAAGTGTAGTGGAGCTTGTTAGGGAATCTTTGACTGATCTTCAGGTTTACTTGCCTCGGCTTGCAGGAGGATTAAAGGATATAGCTTCTTTATTTAGAGTGGGAGAGTTTAAAAAAGCCTTAATGCTTCTTCCTAAGGCTGTTGAAGGGATCGGTTGGCTGATAAAGGTCTTTGAATATACCGCTCTTTTACTTGGGGTTGAATGGAAGAAGGTAGAAGGTATTGATTTTGAAACGGAGAGAGATTTGGTAATAACCAGGTTGGGGGAAGTTTCTAAGGCTCTTGAGGACAGGGATTTTATAAGGCTTTCGGATCTTCTGGCTTATGAAGTAGCTCCAACGGTTGAGGAGTGGGGCAAGCTAACCGATTACCTTTTATCCTTGGCTCGACAATTGCGTCATTGAAGTTATGGTTAGGGCGGCCTTCATAGATAGAGATGGTACTATTCTTGACAATATGGGATATCTTAATCATCCTGAACGCGTTAAACTATTAGATAGAGTAGCTCTTGGTATAAAGCTTCTTAGAGAAGCAGGGTGGAAAATAGTAGTCGTTACTAATCAGGGTGGCATAGAGAGAGGATACTATACGCATGATATCTTACACCTTGTGAATATGCGAATGCTTGAGCTTTTATGGAGAGAGGGAGCTATTATAGATGCCTTGTATTATTCTCCCTTTGTTAGTAATGCTCCTTGCAAGAAGCCCAATCCAGGAATGATAGAAAGGGCTGTTAGGGAGTTAGGTATAGATTTAAGGAGCTCCTTTGTGGTAGGGGATCAACTTATGGATCTTGAACTTGCTAACCGTGTTGGTTGTGCGGGAATTTTTGTTTTAACGGGCTTTGGTTTAGGTTTTTATGATTA encodes:
- a CDS encoding methyl-accepting chemotaxis protein produces the protein LSQISDIASKISGIADQTNLLALNAAIEAARAGEAGRGFAVVAEEVRKLAEESNLAASEIEGLSRRMVEEIGKLEGMMKESEGAVKRSVDLANMTRDRINDVIKAIESVGEGIKEIVTLVENQSAATEQMAAAMDSIVKSVRHVMEVIEGIERAVGDQERVSSEVREIGGRLSEQANKLRDALLKFKLEGEEERRIKPI
- a CDS encoding SpoIID/LytB domain-containing protein, giving the protein MKKKNKQSIFLALLILSFLFFVFFTELALANQREVEIRVGLATCVRSAIFSSESDMTAFMGSKIIFKGKELQLAFESGSIKLSNNSYKGKISISPPKGGFIYFDRKPYRGRFEVISGESGLTIVNVLSIEEYLYGVLKAEINPSWPSEALKAQAVVSRTFALSNLGRHGNQGFDLCSGVHCQEYKGLSNEDPTLNKIIDATRGEVLTYKGLVAKAFYHSDSGGYTASAKSVWGEDIPYLRGRREDFYNNCDSPHKQWKLELPISKLTEILYDNGFEIGTVKNILITKKDDFSFRVITLRILGTQGSVELPATRLRHMLGHTILRSTAFDVSKREPSTKKETKDEISTSPSQISKEERRAKARNINVRELLAKGLSYDEIILILAEAYGILERDVAPQNEKLKEKVEFKAKEGEPVFVFEGKGWGHGVGMSQWGAKTLAERGKSYLEILYFYFPETQVQRKW
- a CDS encoding SagB/ThcOx family dehydrogenase, which codes for MLKDLLLKRRSVRSFVKKTVSRELFDYLLWVSYGKVDGRLVVPSGGATYPIQIYAVLGDVEGLEPGVYRYINLENKVSLHLKGDVMRDLSRACLNQRYVADASFNIVIAVYYPRITSVYGERGKRYAILEAGHIGQNIYLACAEKDLGTVAIGAFNDEAVSRVLALPQDIAPLYIFPIGYPAR
- the ychF gene encoding redox-regulated ATPase YchF; the protein is MSLGIVGLPNAGKSTLFNALTKAGVLVASYPFSTIDPHKGVASVPDERLEKLAELLNPPKVTPAEIEFYDIAGLVKGASKGEGLGNQFLSHIRGVDAVVEVVRAFEDGSVSHSEGSIDPVRDAQIVEIELMLSDLELVEKWIEKYKRAARVGDKKAKEELSLLEKVREPLSKGEPLRGKLSSEELEKLSKYYQLLSTKPHLYYFNSSEEIDKSLLDKFISWASSRGSPVVWGCARLEMELSELSQEEAQELMREMGLESSVKRLIKASYEFLNLITFFTFNEKELRAWPVLRGTKVLQAAGKIHSDMEKGFIKAEVIAVDSLLKLGDYKIAKEKGFVRIEGKDYIVQDGDVIYIIFKV
- a CDS encoding glycosyltransferase family 4 protein, which produces MLFLIPVLKDGSGIFLTNLAKGLKRFGWDISLVSVSRSGDWVEWKDLKEEFKRISSQIYEIDFFNRSSQVFWESVSELLKVLEKDSFGILAPQSCVPASACVVCRDILRVNMPIVLTFHSWGIDRPDWMNLWDSWALTRVDHICFVSEGYRSALLSKIPFRIDNNKTSVIRPGLYINDIYPSKEVLRERFALKYKVPKSSLWITTLGGISERKGHLELIKAFEAFISSGADAYLFLIGPVRERGYFKEMLSVFKRIPYRVKFLGYIKDPYSLIKASDVFIFPSKSEGLGLALMEAMALGVPCISSNIEGTEDLVCGGEYALPLGEIGEKEILKALLYALENYGDLLYISVKAKERVLREFGFEKTLSLYDALYKKFLKAS
- a CDS encoding flagellin, whose product is MRIDIDSLSTDGLGITELDVTTHEGAELALTKLSDAINRVSDQRAKLGAFQNRLEHTIRNLRVAQENTQAAESRIRDVDMAQEMMQFTKLQILLQSGTAMLAQANTIPQTVLQLLR
- a CDS encoding flagellar protein FlaG; the protein is MRIEDMKLEADFKTIQVVKKEAHQEKALSEPLKKIQEDQKKAAQGELNKEELKDIVDKFNKFFDLFNIQLKFKLHEETKFWVVKVVDVKNDKVIREIPPERILDMFAKMMELMGVLFDEKA
- the fliD gene encoding flagellar filament capping protein FliD, with the translated sequence MATSSIQFSGLISGLDTSSIVEKLMEVEKQPLKRLEEKINYLKWKKEALLEVNSSLLSLYNSIGDLTFSVTFTSRTVKSTNESVVTGKATNYATPGSYDIEVVQLAYGERLSGSYFSDPSAPIGTGSGTGSHTFYINGVAITVSDAYTLNEVRDAINSVTNQTKVKAYIIGGKLVLENINTGSSAGITLIDSGSVSGGADSSEVLESLGILNDAKEKINVLQIAQDAIVKVNGVAITSSTNTVRNAIPEITLSLQSVGNARLSVTYNVDKAVEAMKKFVEKYNETVDLLSKYLTERVVVDPQTDEEKKQGILREETSLRLLYYRLRDEITRKVPGVPGLEIVSQVGLTTGSWSIGSAAIEQAKKGHLEFDEGKFREAIERDPLKVYRLFAAEGRYVESESLMEYKIGSPIGLWHFDERAGSTSYDYSGNGLNAQVVGASRSLEGGNYALYFNGVSDYVSIASNPLLDITDSLTLEAWIKPTSTSGLQTILVKGDDLGTNYGLRLNGSELEFFYVDSVGTEHVYRTSLAQISSGNWYHLAVSFKFGDGNSISVRINNALVSGSWVVGDGGGSAQVNSRSLTVGSANNYSERNPFNGIIDEVAVYNSILSGSQIAERYAASRRTVYRLSVTPVSMEQPPSVRVGGNSYSLVAGVPGMGEFSLSYSTGRVLLGNAPSPGVNVTASYVGDAENKDYWGVARRIKDILYNYTRWGGIILSTAGTGGTIDQQLNRLEKEKADMEARLAEKESSLWNRFIALEEALSKLQSQSNWLSAYLASLSGSK
- a CDS encoding HAD family hydrolase, encoding MVRAAFIDRDGTILDNMGYLNHPERVKLLDRVALGIKLLREAGWKIVVVTNQGGIERGYYTHDILHLVNMRMLELLWREGAIIDALYYSPFVSNAPCKKPNPGMIERAVRELGIDLRSSFVVGDQLMDLELANRVGCAGIFVLTGFGLGFYDYMREKVEALNPLFIGRDLLEVAEWVVNGEGSNYFSFKKGGVG